From the genome of Pirellulales bacterium:
GTCTTGTTCCGGCCTTACCGCGCGACCTGGCGACGATCTGCACAAAGTGCCTGGAGCGCGATGTCGTTAATCGCTATGCATCGGCACAAGACCTAGCGGATGATCTGCGGCGGTTTCTTGCCGATCGGCCAATTCATGCGCGCCCCAGCAGCCGTTGGGAACATGCCTGGCGATGGTGCCGGCGCAATCGCGCCTTGGCGGCGGCCCTGGGCTCGGTGGCCCTGCTACTTCTGGCCGTGTCGATCGTTTCGATGTGGTATTCAAACCGCTTGAGCCGCCAACTCGAGGTTACCACGCGCGTCGAGCTTGCCGAACGCGAGGCCAAAAGCGACGCCCAGCTACGCCTGTGGGATGCGTATTTGGCAGAAATTGCGGCCCGCAATACCAGCCGACAGTTGGGCCAGCGCTTCGAGGCGATCGATACGATCAAGCGTGCCAGGCTGTTGCTTCCGGGGATCGGCGCGACGGCCGAGCGACAGTTGCAGTTGCGCAATGCCGCGATCAGATCGCTCTCGCTTCCCGATCTGCGGCGCACGAGCACGATTTGGGAGGGTGAAGAGCAAGTACACAATGGCGCCGTGGCGCGGAAGGCCGACCTGTTCGCCCTAAATCTGCAGGGACAAACACTATTCGTCGCGCGCTTCTCGGGCGGTGCTCCGGTGGGCGTGATCCGGCACGAATTGAACCGAGTGCAGCCAGTCTTTTCGCCTGATGCACGATTCGTGGCCGTTACTGGCGAACGGGGGACGCGCGTATGGAGGATCACGGACGCCGGACTCGAACCTGCCTGGAGTGATTCGCAGGCAGCATGGCTGTCGTTCGTGCCCGCTGGAGCGCAGGCTGTGGTGAGCCGCGTCGGTATCGGTGTGCAAGTCGTCGATGCGGAAACGGGTGCATTGATCCGCACGTTGACCGATCGCGAGGCCGTCAATTTTAGCGCGTATCATTCGCCTTCGCGACGATTGGCGGTCTGCACGGCGCACGACGTCGATGTTTTTGCCTGGGATAGTGGAGAACTCGTCACGCGCTTCGCGGTGGAGGGCCCTGCCGTACAAGCCGTTTGGCATCCCAACGGCGAGTGCGTGGCTGTGTGGAGTGGCTCGCAGCCGATTACGCTGTGGCACTTGCGTACGCGCAGGGAGCTGGTGCGGCTCCAGCACCGCGGATTCCCGCATCAGATGCAGTTCAGTGCTGATGGTGCTCGGCTGGTTTCTTGCAGTTTGTGGGATTCGAAACTGATGCTGTGGGATGTCGGCACAGGGCAGAGAGAACTCGAAGTTCAGGGATTTGTGAAATTAGCAATTGATTGCGACGCCGAAGGACAAATCGCGCTATTGAAACCTTCCGGAACATCGGTCGAATTGTGGGAACTTGCGTCGGGATCCGAATGCCGGTACTTGCCTCGCGCGTTTTCGCCCCCGATTGGCGCGTGCAATGGTACGCACAGCAGTCCGGACAGCCGCTTGTTAGCCGTCGGCACTGACAACGGCGTCGAGCTATGGGACGCACAGCGATGCCAGCGCCTGGCAGTTAAGCGCGGCACGCCTTCCGCAGCGCGATTCGATCGGCAGGGGAACCTGATACTCGCGAGTTATTCTGGTATTTATCGCTGGCCCCGCCAGCAACGCGTGCAAAACTCGCATGAAGGGGAAGCGACAACCATTGTGTCCCTCGGGCCGCCGGAGCGGATCAGCGGAGTTGTGACTCCTACCAGTCTGGCCACAAGCGAGCCGGACCAAGTGCTGGTGTTTTTAGACGTGGGCGGCTGGCATGCCCAATCGCTGTCGTCTGGACGGGAACGCGTCAACCTGCGGCCCTCAGGGGACCCGCGAAAAGCCGCCGTGAACTTCGACGAGCGCCTGGCAGCCGTCGCCGGATGGGAAACGCCGGGCGCGTCTATATGGGATATCTCATCGGGAAATCGATTGGCCGAATTGTCGATCGATAAGTTTGGCATGCTTGAGTTCAGTCGTGACGGTCGCTGGCTGGCGACGACCCCCGGCGGCGTGCAATTGTGGCGCACGACCGATTGGACGTTGGCTCACAACCTGCGAGCCCAGGGGACGACACCGAACGGGCTCG
Proteins encoded in this window:
- a CDS encoding serine/threonine-protein kinase, producing MKPHERSGGAGESFFRTDETPMTPFVPDSSAARLRNQRAPAREYSLLWQSRTPLLEEFLTGCDDIQASELAAVVRVDLRQRLRRGSIVDAREYLARFPALAADPELAADVVYAEFLIRENLGERPNVTEFSQRYPELAEILTDQVRLHQAFDEPAGRDEAVDEGTNISATNAAHRPDRKLEADYEILEELGRGAMGVVYKARQPSLNRLVALKMVRRADLTNEELLVRFRSEAEVVASLHHPQIVQVYDYGQHEEGPYLALELVDGGTLAQRLDGTPWNPRRAAELIEQLARTVSFAHGRGVVHRDLKPNNLLIAGEDAALQVKIADFGLAKVFRDQGSDHTHSGTLLGTPSYMAPEQAAGRVSAVGPASDVYALGAILYELLSGRPPFRGETAIDTLQQVLLAESVPIKRLVPALPRDLATICTKCLERDVVNRYASAQDLADDLRRFLADRPIHARPSSRWEHAWRWCRRNRALAAALGSVALLLLAVSIVSMWYSNRLSRQLEVTTRVELAEREAKSDAQLRLWDAYLAEIAARNTSRQLGQRFEAIDTIKRARLLLPGIGATAERQLQLRNAAIRSLSLPDLRRTSTIWEGEEQVHNGAVARKADLFALNLQGQTLFVARFSGGAPVGVIRHELNRVQPVFSPDARFVAVTGERGTRVWRITDAGLEPAWSDSQAAWLSFVPAGAQAVVSRVGIGVQVVDAETGALIRTLTDREAVNFSAYHSPSRRLAVCTAHDVDVFAWDSGELVTRFAVEGPAVQAVWHPNGECVAVWSGSQPITLWHLRTRRELVRLQHRGFPHQMQFSADGARLVSCSLWDSKLMLWDVGTGQRELEVQGFVKLAIDCDAEGQIALLKPSGTSVELWELASGSECRYLPRAFSPPIGACNGTHSSPDSRLLAVGTDNGVELWDAQRCQRLAVKRGTPSAARFDRQGNLILASYSGIYRWPRQQRVQNSHEGEATTIVSLGPPERISGVVTPTSLATSEPDQVLVFLDVGGWHAQSLSSGRERVNLRPSGDPRKAAVNFDERLAAVAGWETPGASIWDISSGNRLAELSIDKFGMLEFSRDGRWLATTPGGVQLWRTTDWTLAHNLRAQGTTPNGLGIAFSPDSSALAIAQPSGEVRLVDPQSGADWAEIVHPAPSSSPFVTFAPNQRRLAITSVDQNTATRIWNLTEIRRSLGELELDWPADVLQADETEDSGRLEVEWIDGQWSQLQSALRTLGTPMPGSDE